TGTCTAGAAACCATAAATACACTCAGTATCACACTGATCAGCTTATGCTGTTTGAAACTTGAAGATCGTCTTGCGGTAGCTCAGAGCACCATACGGAATCTCCGTATACACTgactttttgttttgtgaCTGCAACATACCACTAACATCCGTACACCATAGTACTTTGTGAAAGTTCTCCTTTTTTGGGGATTTTCTTCCCACAAGCGAAGTTGGAAGTAGGGAATGACAAAAGTTCATGTGGAGTGGAGCCAGCGCAGTGTGAATGTGTTTAGCAGAGGGTTGGGCCAAATGTCCGGGCTGGAAGGAACCGGGAGGGAAGGGGTGTGTGTCTTCGCTGTTGAGTGGTATCGGGTGGATGAGCACTTCCCTGGGAGCTGGCAGTACCACTTACCTGGTATTCCACCAAGGTATGCCTAGACTGGTAGTGGCTCTCCAACCAGCAGATACTCACTAGCAAGGTACCTCTGCCCAGTTCTGCGAGGGGGGGAGAGGCTTCTGTTCGCCTTCCCGCCTCTCAGTTCTGCCTAGCCGTTGTGTTAGGCTAGCCAGTCCCGACACCAACCTAGCTTGGGTTCTGGAGGGAGTGTCCAATTTCACCGCAGACTGGAGGCTCCGGTACCAGCAGGGTTCGGTTCCAGTGGGCTGAGGACTCACTAGCTCTGGAGAAAACTCGCAACTCTGAATGAGTAACTTTCCAGCAGTTTTGGCAATTTGGCAATTGTGCAATGTGTAATGTGAGGAACGCATAGCACAAGGACATAACCTGCGAAATCAAATAACTGAAGTAGCGCTTATAAGTTTTTATAGTTATAGGAATTAGCTCTCTTGCGTTCAAATCTCGGATACTAAAACAATCGAACCCCAATATCGCTAAAAATGGCTGAATCTCATAGATGTATGTTAACAGAGAACCACACATATGAAAACTAGAATGGCAAAACGTGGAGATGGATCGTGGACTGGTTGATCAAAAATACAGGCAGATAATTAATAGCAGAATGCACAGAAACCATATAATAGAAACTATCATCCGAGGAATAAGACTTCCTGTGGCAGTTATAGCATCGAATCATTGTGGTCAGTAACTATGCAAGGCTATGCAAAAATACTATAACTGGTGTTGATAAGTCTTTTAAAAGCTGATAGAGAGGCCGTGGTAATCTTTTGTATAAAGGAATTTCATGGTCATAGAATAGCCCAGTGTATATGATTTTGACTGACATTTTTGATACAGACGAGGCTAGTGCCAGTGCCAATGATAGGCTTAACATTTACTAAAAAACCCTGTGATATATCCAACTTACTCATGTTTGCCAACTAATTagacaaaaaatattgaattcaTTACTAACATTTTCTATTTACAACTCACTCACATTTGAGCTTTATTCAATGAGTTTTCCTTGGCGTTATCTTTCTGCTGAATCCCTCGTATTTTAATCTCTTTATCCTGGTGTATGTTCCTCATTTAgttttttccaaaaattaTGAAAGTTATGGTGTACAATATTGTAAAGTGGATTAATGTTCCTCTATTTTTCTCTACTACAAATGATAAGTTCAGTGATATGGATTTGAAAAACCGAAAATAGTTCAGCAGTTAATAGGCCATCGTGATAAAACTTGTTGATAGATATGCTAATTCGTTGTGGCTTGTATACCCATTTATGCAGTGTACGTCAAAGGTAAGCACTTATCCTACCAAAGATCCAAGAGCGTTAACAACCCAAACGTCTCTTTGCTTCAAATCGAAGGTGTCGCTAACCCACAAGAAGCTCAATTCTACTTGGGTAAGCGTGTCGCTTACGTCTACAGAGCTTCCAAGGAAGTTAGAGGTTCCAAGATCAGAGTTATGTGGGGTAAGATCACCAGAACTCACGGTAACTCCGGTGTCGTCAGAGCTAAGTTCAGAAACAACTTGCCAGCCAAGACTTTCGGTGCTTCCGTCAGAATCTTCTTGTACCCATCTAACATTTAAAGCGCATGCTGTATAAGATctgttttattattattctaaGTATAGCTTTAAAATAATGCAATATACattttaatataaaaaatcattaaaaatataaaggtTGCAGAAACATTACTATTAATTGTCTCTATTGATCCATGGATGGTATGTTCATGCTCTGTTCTATGTGTGCTACAGTCATAAGGAACTACTTCCAAACCCTGGTACTATATGTTGTTCCATTAATTGACtatatatcatttgttAATGAATGTTTGCTTTTTTGAAACTTAGTGAcattaataaattaaaactaatatatatttatttaattcaAAGACcatttaatatataaactaGAAATCACGAAGCATATATGATTTATGATATATTACTTTTTGAGATGCTTTGATGTAGTTATTTAAACTCTCatacttcttcttttaaaaaattcaaatactCGCTTCGCAGTAGATTTCCTTTTGTCGTCTTCAGAATATATAGCGGAGTTTCTATGAGTGTTGCCCGGTGCATTAATCTGATTTAGTGTATTTGAAGGTATTTGCCTCAAATGTCTCTTATCATATAACTCCGCCCTTCCGTAGGTACGAGATCCCACATTTAGATTATTCGTGCTGTGGTTACTTGTTGTCCTCAGCAGGCTAACAGAGCTTGCTTGTTTGCTAATGTTCCGGT
This is a stretch of genomic DNA from Nakaseomyces glabratus chromosome M, complete sequence. It encodes these proteins:
- the RPL33A gene encoding 60S ribosomal protein eL33 (CAGL0M02497g~Ortholog(s) have structural constituent of ribosome activity, role in cytoplasmic translation and cytosolic large ribosomal subunit localization); the protein is MAESHRLYVKGKHLSYQRSKSVNNPNVSLLQIEGVANPQEAQFYLGKRVAYVYRASKEVRGSKIRVMWGKITRTHGNSGVVRAKFRNNLPAKTFGASVRIFLYPSNI